The window TCTTAGGAAGGTATCCCATTGTTGGATTCCCGTCCTCCAAAAAGATGTAGGCAGCCTGAATCTAATGGAGCTGTCTTGGAAGTACATCCAACTTGTGATTACTGAAGCGTAGGACTAGAGCTGATTCAACTCGCAAAGGCGCCAAAGTGGCGGAAACAGTAAGGAAGTAGGTTCTTCCTCTCGTACgttcgctgctgctgctgctgctgctgctcagctgggACCCAAAGGCGAGGTGCAAAGCAGGAGCGGACGCGGACTAGTCATAGGAGAAAATCCCGGGGTCTTGGAGTTGCACCATCCCTTGCAGGAGATGTCTCACCTGAGACTGTCCCGTGCGAGATGGCAGTCTCGTCGTCAAACCTGGGACTGCTGCGCAGCAGTCTTCGGCACACGCCAGCTTTTCCTCCTTTGAGGGTTTGGCCCAGGAGTGATGTGGCAGttgggagagaaagaagtcttaTGGAAGGAAAGTGCCGGCAGGCAACAGCATGCTGCGAGCTCTCCAGCCGCTTCCTCGCCAAATGTGTATTAGATAGCATCATCCCTGAGAATAGGCTTGTTGTGGTTTGGGGCAAATCGTTAAATAAGGCATGAGTTCCTGAAGaagggaaaacagaagaaaacGAACAAACAATAATACCCGAACTTTTATTATAATAGCATATTCAAACCATGGAACGTCCAAGGGTTAGGGCGATTGGGCAAGGAAACTACAATTCCCatgatgcctttcctcaaggCAACGGTGACTGCGTGACTCCGGAAGGAAGTGTTACTGGCTGGGTCGAATCCCAGAGCTGAGTCGGCCAAAGCTGTCTAGGCAAGGTGCCCTCAGGAATTCTTTATATTTATAACCCCGTACTTACTTCTTAAATTAAACAAATTAAAATgaaaacccagcttgctggggggggggggcgggcggaaagtgtagatgactggggaaggcaatggcaaaccacacggtaaaaaagtctgccgagaaaacgtcgtgatgcgacgtcaccccagagtcgaaaacgactggttctCGCACAGGCTACCTTTACATTTATTCGCTTCTTGCTGGTTCTGGCCTTTTACTTTGGctgtgcccctccccttcctctcatgAGTAAAGGCGCATTTCACCTCTGTCGAGGGGACTTTGCTCCTGAAAGCTTCGGTTTTGACTGTCAAAGGTACCTGCGACACACAAAGTAGTGGCTGACGAGACCCTGCAGTAAGAAGGATGTGAGAATCCTGACCCTACCAATAGATGAGATGGTTGCCCCTACAGTGGAACTAAAGAGATGTTGCTCTGCCCTTGATTGGGACCGTCCTTTCTGTTATTTTTCATGATCAAGAACTGAAAGCTGACACTGAAAAGTGCTGTAAGAGTAGAGCATTCAGGGCTTAACTTAACTGGAAATTAATTCCATAAAATTAGGAATTGAAGGTGGGGATGAATTTTTAAGCTACTTTTCTGTTCTTTGTGTGCTTGTAGAAAAAATTAGATGGCCTTTTTATATTTAATGTGTACATTCTATGCAGCATATGTTTATATTCATATTACAAGTATGGCAGTCAAAAACCAATGTTGGGGAGTAATGCCCTAGCTCTCTGTGAAAATGAAGCCATAATATTCAAATTACATGCATGGGAATGATACTAAAAAGAATCTGGAAGATTCCCCCTGATGGAGCTGCACACAAAATGTGTAGgggttgtataattattaacaacttttttccctttgcactattttatttttttgctgtttttgtttGCCTTGGTGTGGCCCCATTTCTTTGGAATGGCAGTAACTTGGAACATACAATTTTGATGTATACTAAGTCAGTCCATTAGTCCAGATAGCTCAGTTTTGTTGGCTGTCCATGAACTCAGGCACAGAAAGATCTTTCCATTACCTGAGATCTTTTCACTGGAGGAACTAGGAAGTGAAGCAGGGCTTCATGCAGTCAATGTGTGTTCTGCCATAGAGCCATGGCTTCATATAAAATTGAAAATTCTCTTAAAGGAAATGTTTGCCAAGGGATTACACTGAAGATAATGCCCTTCAGGTCACCACAACATTTTGGTACCAGATGTATAGAATAAGTAGACTAAACAAGTGACATTGCCTTTCTGCAAGGGTGTGTGTGAAGttttgggtgggtgggtttgtGCGAGGGAAAGATAAATATAACCCTGGAACTGGAAACCAGCAATAAAACTTATAGGCAGAAGGTGGGAGTGTGATGGAGCTGCTGATGCCCCAGTGGTGGCAGCTTGGGCAGGTTAACTCATCCTCTTTGGTTTCTTTCCTTTACAGTGGTCTCAGTTGAACTTTTTCAGTACTTTTCAGgtcaggttttttttggggggggggggtgtttaaaactcacatttttctgcatatctgaggAGCAGATATGCATAATTTTCTTATTGTATCAGTGAGAAGCTTGATTTTGTAGCTTCCATAATTGGTACTGATTACCTACTTTGttaataaatatattaaataatgaTGATGCTACATTCTGAAACTTGGAAAGCAATACAAGACTTATTGATAGTCTCATGCTAATTGTATCCAGAGCATTCTTAGAATAGAATATAAAATACTAATAAGAGACTGTGGTTAAGGAGAGTTGAATGCTTGAAACAAATTGACTCTTAACAAGAAAGGAACAACACATAGTTCAGCTGTCTCGTTTGAAATATTTTTCTATCCATACTACTAATTTTCTGCAACCATTTCAATAATACTGTTTATTGGTGGTTCATCAGTATTATATGTCAGGATTTTTGTATCAATAATATTTGAAATCAACTGCACTATACCCTTGTCTCCCATTAAAAGTGTGTGGaggatgtcatttctgggttctATTTTTGTCACAGCTAACACTACTATTTCACTCTGCAGTAGTGGTCTCTTTACATCGTGATTCTAAGATCAGAGGGTTTTATTCTCTAGTAAGCGTGAATAGGATTGAGGATTAATGGCTGTCTGATTTTCTGCTTTATTTCTGTTGGCATTCCATCAAGCCTACATTGACAATTCTAACCATTCTTGTTGACACCACAATAGGATGGTTGCCTTTCTTGCTATAATAGGATATTATACCTAAAGTCTGTTCGTCTACGAGGATTTGCCCCCTTCCCCTCCATTGTTTTCTGGGCTTTTTGAATACAAAATGTGCATTTCTCTTACCAGAACATTATTTCCAGCAGTTGCAGTTTACTACTAAAATAAAAATCCATTAGGtttgtaataaataaaatgtaattaTGATGATGTTTCGTTAAAACCAAAGGTTGAATTCTATCTAACaaacttttgtttttgtttttcagtcACAAGTTATGCatataattttgctttttaaaacataCATGGCATTTTCTGAACCTTTTTTTTCCATTGGACTTTAACAACTAGAAATATATTCATATAAAACTAAGACTAAAGTAGTGATATAAAATGAGATTACTGATTTATTCTTATATTGGAATCTTAGGATACTGGTAGTTGACTCACGtttagacttttcaatttccctgggggggtggcttgggcccagccagaggcatttgatccagtgacatcatagggaggaagcagtgacatcacagggaggggcctccattatcccTCCCTATAAATGTAGGGAGCACCcctccaacaatgcccatggaccgagCCAAactcaggaaaaggtgggagttggccagtggttatagtggtatctcaaaggtctcttgctgtgtcctgtttttgaaattcacttttagaatagtcactttaagatctgcaaatatgcaTATCatgttcatagaattggatcccctggtccaatgtttttgaaacttggatggtgttttgaagagaggcactggatgctatgctgaaaatttggtgcctctacctcaaaaaccagcccctccagagctccagatacccacagatcaattcaccattatatcctatggaatcgattgccatagggaataatggagtgtccagcagacttttcccttccccctgctgttttctaatgaccctgaagcaggggaagggcctccaaactgagggatcccctgcccccaactggggattggcagctctgtgcctaggtggtgaacaattgtcaatacacacctacttgaccaaggtcgtttttgcacttaccttattccggagcgacgtccctcttcaccgcgcagcgtctgcgcggattttgcactacttgctccgcagaacccggaagtcccgcggcttttgcgtcgcaaatgtaaactggtttttggcggtttacatttgcgatgcaaaagccgcgggacttccgggttctgtggagcaagtagtgcgaaatccacgcagacgctgcgcggtgaagagggacgttgctctggaataaggtaagtgtgaaaacgaCCCAAGTCttttaagagtgtagtcattttgagaagaaaaaaaaaggcttgctggagccattaattttcaaaaggatctggttcagtatccacttaaatgaatgtaaacaatcataggcttgaagaagacacaaaatatctatctgccaaaagaacccccaaatactatagcaatatgtatgcaacataacAATGCAGTGTTATTCCTCCCCCCAATCATtaagtagttgaacaaagtttgagtccagtaacgcctttaagacaaacaaaaatTTTAGctctattagcatttctaagaagctggggttgtaaagtcattaacaccactaactactttgcagcccagagggaaaatcactcatggactctaccaccccattcacgcctttgaagataatgatctctcctccttgaaaatttaaattggaagccccaaagtcctgtgttggttgcccagAGGGGGCTTAGCCCCCGCCAGGAAAATCCAGGAGGGGCTCAAGCTCCAGAGTCCCTGCGTAGTTTACGCCTATGCATGGAAGCAGACATCCAGAGAGTCAAGCAGAAGTTCCAGGCAAGAAGGTCCAGATGAAAAACAGCTTTTTTAAGAGCATTAATTATTAAAACAAATTTAGGGCTGTAAAATGGATTTTCATGTTACCACCACTCCACACACAAAAGGCAATTACTCAGTTAACCTTACTTTAACCTGCTTTATCCAGTGTGTATCagaaaatgctctggttttgtggGTGTTTCTTCTCTCTCAGCAAGATAAGTCTCCTGTTGACTTTTGGGCCCATTTTACAAAGAGTAGTGGGTGCAACTCATGATAACCAAAGTTTTACTGTATTCAGTGCAATAACTGGAAAGTTTTGTCTCTGAAAAACAACACACTGCTTTTCCATAGAGAGTTTTGCTGAATGGTTTGAAGCCCAGAGCCTTTCCAGTTTCATCTTTTTAGTTATGGTGTTCATTGCATTTAATTGGAATGACAATATGATAGATACCCAAAGTACACACTGGCCCATTTTTTAAactttctcttatatttttaacCAAACAGATAATGGCAGACATTCAGGGAAATCCGAAACGCCAATTGATTTCTGAGCTTCACAGTTCTGCTGCTGTTGGAGATAAGGTCAGGCTTACAGCACTGCTCAGTCATTTTCCATCACTTATCAATGAAATGGCTAAGAATGGCTGGACAGCCTTGATGTATGCTGCTAGAAATGGGCACTTTGAGATTGTGCAGACTCTTCTTGAAAAGGGGTAAGAAAAACATGGCAGATAACTTATACAAATAATTCAAATTAATTTCCCCCTGCTATGTGGAGGAAGACATTGACAAACCTCCTCTTCTCATTTGAACAACCTATGGACGGGGTCACCTtgaatcagttgcaacttgatggcagtttcTTATTCTTCTTTACACTGAACAATACAGCAGAATTGTTTCTTTGGGATATTCATGATTCATTGTTGtatagattttattttaattttcattAATCTATACAAACTTTTAAAAGTAACATTGAATTCTAATAATAGATTATATAAAATCCCTTTTTATATCAAGCTCTTCTGTTGCTTGAAACGCATATAGGTTCATACTTTCAGCAATTAATTTAGGGGCAATTATAGACAGAAAGATGTCTTGTGTTAAGTTACTTTCTTATATAGAGTTGTGTTGTACTGGTCCATCTACCCTAGCACTTTGACTGGTTAGAATGCCTTCAGGCAGAAATTTTTCCCTGCTCTGCTAATggagatatatttaaatggaggtgccagggatgtATATGCAAATGCTGTACCACTGGAAAGTCATCTACTAAAGTAGTGTGATTTAATGAGATAGTTTCATAACATAGGAGTATTTTCAGAATAGTAATATATGTTTGCAAACTTCAGATCCATTATTCTAGTCTAGTATTTATAGCTCAGTGCTTTGCATAGTTTAACAGATTTGTTCCCTAGAAattgtgcataggattgcagtccTAAGCAAACAACTGtgcatttattcttttttttaacagaatGTGGATAGCACTGATTTCTGTGGATCAGTTGCATTCTTTCACAGTGTTCAAATGTACAATTCTATAAAACAAGCTGGGGGAGCCCTGTGGAatcaggagagagggagggacaaGGAACCTAAACTATTAGGATGTATTAGCTGCTTCCAATATTCCACTCAGTTATCATGAGtttattatttataaataaaataaataatgttcaTCTTAAGATGGTATACATATATTTTTaacactttttttttgtaaggtgTGACAGATCTGCGACTAATGAATCAAACCAAACTGCACTGGACATTGCTAAATTCTGGGGCTATAAAAACATAGCTAACTTACTAGCGAATGTGAAGGATGggctggagccatttttcctaacCAGTGAAGTGAGAGAGCATGAAAACTATTTTTGCAGGATATTCCTTGATAGGAAGAGTGAGAAGAGGGTAGATTCTAACTGGCTCAGCCTAAAACAGAAGCAGCCAACTTCTGTGTACATTCTTTTTTCAAACTTAAGACCATTGGCTATATATGATGGTGGTGAAGAAAGTTCCAATTATCCAAGAGTCAAACTTCGGAAGCTCTGCTATGAGGATGTAAAGGAGTACCTGGAACAGACTGAAAACATTACTTCGGTCTTTCTTGGAGTAGAACTTGAAACAGAACCTCAGGTGAAAAGCAGCAACTTTCCAATTTTGAATGGGAAAAGTCCGAATGAGGATGATGGGCTAGTTGCTTGGTTTGCTCTCAGTATAGATGCTACAACTGCTGAGGAATTCACAAAGAAGTATCAAGGCTGTTACTTTGTTCATCCACCAATGCCAACATTGCTGCATTTCTCAGAAAATGAAGCTGGTAAGGTCGCCATGTGTTTCTAATTTTAGGGAATGTATTTAGGATTAAAGGAGAAGATATAATACTCGTTTGATGTTCTCATTGCTTAGTTCATACTGGCTGCCTTGTGCAGTAGGTTTGTATAGTGGGTTACCACCTGTAACATACAATTGGGCAATCTAGCAATAGGAATTTTCACTACTGTGCTGAAGATTGCATTTGATCCCCTGTGCAACTTGTCATATGACAAATGAGTGCAAAAATTAGACATCACAATCATTCTCTGTGAATATAACCTGCCACATGTTCGTTTTTCCTTTGTTCTGAGTTTTTGATTCAAAAGGTAAATCTTACTGATTTTATTCTTTTCTCCTCATTAGACAGTAAGTCAAGTTAGGGCTGACTTGTGTTACTAATAACTTTTCTGTTCGCTTATAGCATGTTCTTGTAATTGGACCACAAATTCCTGAAACTCTAGTGTGGACATTGTAAAGGTCTTGAAAATACATTTGA is drawn from Heteronotia binoei isolate CCM8104 ecotype False Entrance Well chromosome 4, APGP_CSIRO_Hbin_v1, whole genome shotgun sequence and contains these coding sequences:
- the NUDT12 gene encoding NAD-capped RNA hydrolase NUDT12 — translated: MADIQGNPKRQLISELHSSAAVGDKVRLTALLSHFPSLINEMAKNGWTALMYAARNGHFEIVQTLLEKGCDRSATNESNQTALDIAKFWGYKNIANLLANVKDGLEPFFLTSEVREHENYFCRIFLDRKSEKRVDSNWLSLKQKQPTSVYILFSNLRPLAIYDGGEESSNYPRVKLRKLCYEDVKEYLEQTENITSVFLGVELETEPQVKSSNFPILNGKSPNEDDGLVAWFALSIDATTAEEFTKKYQGCYFVHPPMPTLLHFSENEAGIIAQARSVLAWDSRYQFCPTCGSAAKLEDGGYKKTCLKEDCPSHEGIHNTCYPRVDPVVIMQVIHPDGNHCLLGRKKRFHPGMYTCLAGFVEPGETIENAVRREVEEESGVKVGHVRYVSCQPWPMPSSLMIGCIASAVSTEIKVDNIEIEDARWFSREQVVEFLNKRNQSTFFVPPHQAIAHQLIKHWVGMNASL